A section of the Amycolatopsis sp. AA4 genome encodes:
- a CDS encoding response regulator transcription factor has product MLRVFLVDDHEVVRRGVADLLEEDPDIAVVGQAGDVAQALARIPALRPDVAVLDVRLPDGNGIELARELRSLSPDLKCLMLTSYTDEQAMLDAVLAGAAGYVIKDIKGLDLISAVRDVGAGKSLLDAHAAAALMTKLRDSAEKQRGPLAHLSDQERTLLALIGEGLTNRQISERMFLAEKTVKNYVSRLLTKLGLERRTQAAVLATELRGRARRPGG; this is encoded by the coding sequence ATGCTGCGGGTTTTCCTGGTGGACGACCACGAGGTGGTCCGGCGCGGGGTCGCCGACCTGCTGGAGGAGGACCCGGACATCGCCGTGGTCGGCCAGGCGGGCGACGTCGCGCAGGCGCTGGCCCGGATTCCGGCGCTGCGGCCGGACGTCGCGGTGCTCGACGTGCGGCTGCCCGACGGCAACGGCATCGAACTGGCCCGCGAACTGCGGTCCCTGTCGCCGGACCTGAAGTGCCTGATGCTCACCTCGTACACCGACGAACAGGCGATGCTCGACGCGGTGCTGGCCGGTGCCGCCGGGTACGTGATCAAGGACATCAAGGGCCTCGACCTGATCTCGGCGGTCCGGGACGTCGGGGCCGGGAAATCGCTGCTGGACGCGCACGCGGCGGCCGCGTTGATGACGAAACTGCGCGACAGCGCGGAAAAGCAGCGGGGACCGCTCGCGCACCTGTCCGATCAGGAACGGACGCTGCTGGCCCTGATCGGAGAGGGGCTGACGAACCGGCAGATTTCGGAGCGGATGTTCCTCGCGGAGAAAACGGTGAAAAACTACGTGTCGCGGTTGCTGACGAAGCTCGGCCTGGAACGGCGCACGCAGGCGGCGGTGCTGGCGACGGAGCTGCGCGGTCGTGCGCGTCGGCCGGGCGGTTAG
- a CDS encoding nitroreductase family protein, producing MTLQVAPSGLLSAEQVASVLRSATLAPSTHNTQPWLFSSGPAGIEVHADADRTLPVADPDRRELLLSCGAALFNLRTAIHSTGVHPATSYFPRRSDPDLLALVRPRAAAPTDRKLASLAEAIPLRHTNRTPFTAKPVPPGALGTLRHAAEVEHAWLPRLDEDQLGGLNDLIRESHRLQTEDPAFRSEWQRWTGRGPDRRDGVPFAAGGAVTADDTWVLRDYGGGSRAPGAAPLVVVVGTFADQPIDRLRAGQAMQRVLLAATARGIDASFISQPVEVPVIRARLRDLLGGGLWPQIVLRLGYGAPVPRTPRRALEDVLVTPSALSV from the coding sequence ATGACCCTTCAGGTGGCGCCGTCCGGCCTGCTCAGCGCCGAACAGGTGGCGTCGGTGCTGCGCTCCGCGACCCTGGCGCCGTCCACGCACAACACGCAGCCCTGGCTGTTCAGCAGCGGTCCGGCGGGCATCGAGGTGCACGCGGACGCCGACCGCACCCTGCCCGTCGCTGACCCCGACCGGCGCGAACTGCTGCTCTCCTGCGGGGCGGCGCTGTTCAACCTGCGCACCGCGATCCACTCGACCGGTGTCCATCCCGCGACCAGCTACTTCCCCCGCCGCAGCGACCCGGACCTGCTCGCCCTCGTGCGCCCGCGCGCCGCCGCCCCGACCGACCGCAAGCTCGCGTCTCTGGCCGAGGCCATCCCGCTGCGGCACACCAACCGCACGCCGTTCACCGCCAAACCCGTCCCGCCCGGGGCGCTGGGAACGCTGCGGCACGCGGCCGAGGTCGAGCACGCCTGGCTGCCGCGGCTCGACGAGGACCAGCTCGGCGGGCTCAACGACCTGATCCGCGAAAGCCACCGCCTCCAGACCGAGGACCCGGCCTTCCGGTCGGAATGGCAGCGCTGGACCGGGCGCGGGCCCGACCGGCGCGACGGCGTGCCGTTCGCCGCCGGCGGAGCCGTCACCGCGGACGACACCTGGGTCCTGCGCGATTACGGCGGCGGTTCGCGCGCACCGGGCGCGGCGCCGCTGGTCGTCGTGGTCGGGACGTTCGCCGACCAGCCGATCGACCGGCTGCGCGCCGGACAGGCCATGCAACGGGTCCTGCTCGCCGCCACTGCCCGCGGCATCGACGCCTCGTTCATCTCCCAGCCGGTCGAAGTGCCCGTGATCCGCGCCCGGCTCCGCGACCTGCTCGGCGGCGGGCTCTGGCCGCAAATCGTCTTGCGCCTCGGCTACGGCGCACCGGTCCCGCGCACCCCGCGCCGCGCCCTCGAAGACGTCCTCGTCACTCCGTCCGCGCTCAGCGTCTAA
- a CDS encoding GAF domain-containing protein, which translates to MPEPTRKLSGTLSQLRLRETLRDLQERIELLIGTRDKMDGLLEAVLAVASGLELDATLRRIVQAAVELGEAHYGALGVLGDDGALAEFVYLGIDAETRKRIGHLPEGHGLLGLVIDDAKPLRLTEISAHPASVGFPANHPPMHSFLGVPVRVREEVFGNLYLTEKKDGAEFTDDDEVIVQALAAAAGIAIENAHLYEQTRLRQRWLGATSEVTTELLGGTDPVDALELIAGRALELTGSDVTLLALPGTGRLDVDEDWYADSAELTVTVCAGGDVRDLTGLRMPVDGSVPGAVYRDRTPRRMAELALLPDRGRGPALVVPLRAGDHTSGVLIALREPGSALFETAQLPVLASFADQAALALQLASQQRAARERDVLSDRDRIARDLHDHVIQRLFAVGLAMQSTQRRAKTPELQRRLQESIDQMHEIVREIRTAIFDLHGGAAGEARLRNRLHDAIAELTDDAPLHPAVSMAGPLDAVPAQLAEHVEAVVREAVSNAVRHAGASALSVSVAVRDEVVRISVTDDGTGLPEEVSPSGLGNLRERAESAGGEFVLGSGPGGGVRVEWSAPLR; encoded by the coding sequence ATGCCGGAACCCACCCGGAAGCTGTCGGGAACCCTGTCGCAGCTGCGGCTGCGGGAGACGCTGCGCGATCTGCAGGAACGGATCGAGCTGCTCATCGGCACCCGGGACAAGATGGACGGCCTGCTGGAGGCGGTGCTGGCGGTCGCATCCGGGCTCGAACTGGACGCGACGCTGCGCCGGATCGTGCAGGCCGCGGTCGAGCTGGGGGAGGCGCATTACGGCGCGCTGGGCGTGCTCGGCGACGACGGCGCGCTGGCGGAGTTCGTGTACCTGGGCATCGACGCGGAGACGCGGAAGCGGATCGGGCATCTTCCGGAGGGGCACGGCCTGCTGGGGCTGGTGATCGACGACGCGAAACCGTTGCGGCTGACGGAAATCTCGGCGCATCCGGCGTCGGTCGGGTTCCCGGCGAACCATCCGCCGATGCATTCGTTCCTCGGCGTGCCGGTGCGGGTCCGCGAGGAGGTGTTCGGGAATCTCTACCTCACCGAGAAAAAGGACGGGGCGGAGTTCACCGACGACGACGAGGTGATCGTGCAGGCGCTGGCCGCCGCGGCCGGGATCGCGATCGAGAACGCGCACCTGTATGAGCAGACCCGGTTGCGGCAGCGTTGGCTGGGCGCGACGAGCGAGGTGACCACGGAGCTGCTGGGCGGCACCGACCCGGTGGACGCGCTCGAGCTGATCGCGGGCCGCGCGCTGGAACTGACCGGTTCGGACGTCACGCTCCTCGCGCTGCCGGGAACGGGCAGGCTCGACGTCGACGAGGACTGGTACGCCGATTCCGCCGAGCTGACCGTGACCGTGTGCGCGGGCGGCGACGTACGCGATTTGACCGGGTTGCGGATGCCCGTCGACGGGTCCGTGCCGGGCGCGGTCTACCGCGACCGGACCCCGCGCCGGATGGCCGAACTGGCGCTGCTGCCGGATCGCGGCCGCGGTCCGGCGCTGGTGGTGCCGTTGCGCGCGGGCGACCACACCTCGGGAGTGCTGATCGCGTTGCGGGAACCGGGATCCGCGTTGTTCGAGACGGCGCAGCTGCCGGTGCTGGCGTCGTTCGCGGACCAGGCGGCGCTGGCGTTGCAGCTGGCCTCGCAGCAGCGGGCGGCGCGGGAGCGGGACGTGCTGTCCGACCGCGACCGGATCGCCCGGGATTTGCACGATCACGTGATCCAGCGGCTGTTCGCGGTGGGACTGGCGATGCAGAGCACGCAGCGGCGGGCGAAGACGCCGGAGCTGCAGCGGCGGCTGCAGGAGAGCATCGACCAGATGCACGAGATCGTCCGCGAGATCCGCACCGCGATCTTCGACCTGCACGGCGGCGCGGCGGGGGAGGCCCGGCTGCGGAACCGGCTGCACGACGCGATCGCGGAACTGACCGACGACGCCCCGCTGCACCCCGCGGTCAGCATGGCCGGCCCGCTCGACGCGGTGCCCGCCCAGTTGGCCGAACACGTGGAAGCCGTCGTGCGGGAAGCGGTCAGCAACGCGGTCCGGCACGCCGGGGCGTCGGCGCTGTCGGTTTCCGTCGCGGTCCGGGACGAAGTGGTGCGGATTTCGGTGACCGACGACGGGACCGGGCTGCCGGAGGAGGTTTCGCCGAGCGGGCTGGGGAATCTGCGGGAGCGGGCGGAGTCGGCGGGCGGGGAGTTCGTGCTGGGGTCCGGGCCGGGCGGCGGGGTGCGGGTGGAGTGGTCGGCGCCGTTGCGCTGA
- a CDS encoding GAF and ANTAR domain-containing protein — MSDGFAGAVTSSSENQLLRAFVEMADSLADDYDAADVLHRLAKYCVTLLGASAAGLLLVDQRGGLEAAAASDKTGWTLLELPDGPGPEACRCGESVCVEDIAAAAVRWPQFARQAAEAGFRSAYALPLRLRGEVIGALTLFGQGPVPVSGPALDVARALADVATIGILQERAIRRGELLSQQLQQALNSRVVIEQAKGVLAQAGGLDMDLAFDRLRAYSRAHNERLSAVAETVVRGELRPEQVLGRAS, encoded by the coding sequence ATGAGCGACGGGTTCGCTGGCGCGGTCACGTCATCCAGCGAAAACCAGCTGCTGCGCGCGTTCGTGGAGATGGCCGACTCCCTGGCCGACGACTACGACGCCGCGGATGTGCTGCACCGGCTCGCGAAATACTGCGTCACCCTGCTCGGCGCCTCGGCAGCCGGGCTGCTGCTCGTGGATCAGCGCGGCGGCCTGGAGGCGGCCGCGGCGTCGGACAAGACTGGCTGGACGCTGCTGGAGCTGCCGGACGGGCCGGGTCCGGAGGCCTGCCGCTGCGGCGAATCGGTGTGCGTCGAGGACATCGCCGCGGCGGCGGTGCGCTGGCCGCAGTTCGCGCGACAGGCAGCCGAGGCGGGATTCCGGTCTGCGTACGCCCTTCCGTTGCGGTTGCGCGGGGAGGTGATCGGCGCGCTGACCCTCTTCGGACAGGGCCCGGTCCCGGTGAGCGGGCCCGCGCTGGACGTCGCCCGCGCGCTGGCGGACGTCGCGACCATCGGGATCCTGCAGGAACGCGCGATCCGGCGCGGCGAGCTGCTCAGCCAGCAGCTGCAGCAGGCGCTCAACAGCCGGGTCGTCATCGAACAGGCGAAGGGCGTGCTGGCGCAGGCCGGCGGGCTGGACATGGACCTGGCGTTCGACCGGCTGCGCGCCTACAGCCGCGCGCACAACGAACGGCTCAGCGCGGTGGCGGAGACGGTCGTGCGCGGCGAACTGAGACCGGAACAGGTTCTCGGCCGCGCGAGCTGA
- a CDS encoding carboxylesterase/lipase family protein yields the protein MRLDGKAGVALAAVALVATSLAGSASVAGGRAEAAPPPAPACSPGTTVATDDGPVCGIAGPDVRSWEGIRFGAPPVGDLRWAPPRRPAKWTEPFPATAPGNACPQLAGLGPGSETEDCLNLNVRVPAHPGHGKLPVMVQLHGGGFLILQAQNASRLVTEGRVISVEVNYRLGIFGFLAHEAFGEHAGDYGLQDQQAALRWVQRNIAKFGGDPHNVTIYGASAGGSSVCDHTVSPTAAGLFQRGIAQNGEYNSLLGTDIQWQPQDCKADLPDEEQAQQAGARFAKALGCQSDAGACLRKVPVATLLKQAGNGMKPDSGTIAPIVNGTTLPMSPGEAFAKGRVNKVALMHGVARDEVQLPSASTPEDYRKMVAQQYGEHAKEVSESYPLKRFPNPAPFLAFRTIVADSNSVCPALLNDERLSRHIPVYAYEMDDTDVPPAFFLDPTKPNGAYHVAEGMLLTPPPGVQLNPNQKVLSDQLVAQWTGFARTGSPTVDGTPQWDPFTERNPVVMSLNAAGDSQLTTEIPRQHRCNGLWNPLSPFVQHR from the coding sequence ATGAGACTTGACGGGAAGGCAGGCGTCGCGCTGGCGGCGGTCGCGCTGGTCGCGACGTCGCTGGCCGGTTCGGCGTCCGTGGCGGGCGGCCGGGCCGAGGCCGCGCCGCCGCCGGCTCCGGCGTGTTCGCCGGGCACGACCGTGGCGACCGACGACGGCCCGGTGTGCGGGATCGCCGGTCCGGACGTCCGGTCGTGGGAAGGGATCCGGTTCGGCGCGCCGCCGGTCGGCGACCTGCGCTGGGCGCCGCCGCGGCGTCCGGCGAAGTGGACCGAGCCGTTCCCCGCGACCGCGCCCGGCAACGCGTGCCCGCAGCTGGCCGGTCTCGGCCCGGGATCGGAGACGGAGGACTGCCTGAACCTGAACGTCCGCGTGCCCGCCCACCCCGGGCACGGGAAGCTGCCGGTCATGGTGCAGCTGCACGGCGGCGGATTCCTCATTCTGCAGGCGCAGAACGCGAGCCGGCTGGTGACCGAGGGCCGCGTGATCAGCGTCGAGGTCAACTACCGGCTCGGGATTTTCGGGTTCCTGGCGCACGAGGCGTTCGGCGAGCACGCGGGCGACTACGGGCTGCAGGACCAGCAGGCCGCGCTGCGCTGGGTGCAGCGCAACATCGCGAAATTTGGCGGAGACCCGCACAATGTCACGATTTACGGGGCGTCCGCGGGCGGGTCGAGCGTCTGCGACCACACGGTTTCGCCGACCGCAGCGGGACTGTTCCAGCGCGGCATCGCCCAGAACGGCGAGTACAACTCGTTGCTGGGCACGGACATCCAGTGGCAGCCGCAGGACTGCAAGGCGGATCTGCCCGACGAGGAACAGGCCCAGCAGGCCGGGGCGCGGTTCGCCAAAGCGCTGGGCTGCCAGTCCGACGCCGGGGCGTGCTTGCGCAAGGTGCCCGTCGCGACCCTGCTGAAGCAGGCGGGCAACGGGATGAAACCGGACAGCGGCACGATCGCGCCGATCGTGAACGGGACGACGCTGCCGATGTCGCCGGGGGAGGCGTTCGCCAAGGGGCGGGTCAACAAGGTCGCGCTGATGCACGGCGTGGCCCGCGACGAGGTCCAGCTGCCGTCCGCCTCGACGCCGGAGGACTACCGGAAAATGGTGGCGCAGCAGTACGGCGAGCACGCCAAGGAAGTCAGCGAAAGCTATCCGCTGAAACGGTTCCCGAATCCGGCCCCGTTCCTCGCTTTCCGGACGATCGTGGCCGATTCCAATTCGGTCTGCCCCGCGCTGCTGAACGACGAACGGCTCTCGCGGCACATTCCGGTTTATGCCTACGAAATGGACGACACCGACGTGCCGCCCGCGTTCTTCCTCGACCCGACCAAACCGAACGGCGCGTACCACGTCGCCGAGGGGATGCTGCTGACCCCGCCGCCGGGAGTTCAGCTCAACCCCAACCAGAAGGTGCTCTCCGACCAGCTGGTGGCGCAGTGGACCGGATTCGCGCGCACCGGCAGCCCCACGGTGGACGGCACGCCCCAGTGGGATCCCTTCACCGAGCGCAACCCGGTCGTCATGTCCCTCAACGCGGCGGGGGACAGCCAGCTCACCACCGAGATCCCGCGGCAGCACCGGTGCAACGGGCTTTGGAACCCGCTGTCCCCGTTCGTCCAGCATCGGTGA
- a CDS encoding SDR family oxidoreductase has protein sequence MGNRLAGQTVLVLGGRHLGTAIAEAAAEEGAKVHVASHRPGGLQIDLRDEATIAAAAAGLGPVDHLINTAAAPHAAPIRELDRDKTVDAFTAKVIGPLLLAKHFTIRRSLLLFSGQVGWRPARGNVVTGVTNGAAAFAAQHLAAELAPVRVNALSPGIIDSGVWDGKGDAKPDFLANAAQRTLVGRTGTVADVTDTVLWMLQAEFLTGETIHLEGGRP, from the coding sequence ATGGGCAACCGGCTGGCCGGACAAACCGTGCTGGTGCTGGGCGGACGGCATCTGGGCACGGCGATCGCCGAAGCCGCGGCCGAGGAGGGCGCGAAGGTGCACGTCGCGTCCCATCGGCCGGGCGGGCTGCAGATCGACCTGCGCGACGAGGCGACGATCGCGGCCGCGGCAGCGGGACTCGGACCGGTCGACCACCTGATCAACACGGCGGCGGCGCCCCACGCGGCGCCGATCCGCGAACTCGACCGGGACAAGACCGTCGACGCGTTCACCGCCAAAGTCATCGGGCCCCTGCTGCTCGCGAAACACTTCACGATCCGGCGGTCGCTGCTGCTGTTCTCCGGACAGGTCGGCTGGCGTCCGGCTCGCGGAAACGTCGTGACCGGTGTGACCAACGGGGCAGCCGCCTTCGCCGCGCAGCACCTCGCCGCCGAACTCGCGCCGGTCCGGGTCAACGCGCTGTCGCCGGGGATCATCGACTCCGGCGTCTGGGACGGCAAGGGCGACGCCAAACCGGATTTCCTCGCGAACGCCGCGCAGCGCACCCTCGTCGGCCGCACCGGCACGGTCGCCGACGTGACCGACACGGTGCTGTGGATGCTGCAGGCCGAATTCCTCACCGGCGAAACCATCCACCTCGAAGGCGGCCGCCCCTGA
- a CDS encoding helix-turn-helix domain-containing protein has product MAYNVMSARCPSRVVLHRIGARWTVFVVNALEDGPLRFTALAERIEGVTPKVLTETLRAMEEDGLLARVEYAEQPPRVEYGLTDLGRSLLVPLRAVREWAESHVPEILEARERAQAAREN; this is encoded by the coding sequence GTGGCCTACAACGTCATGTCCGCCCGCTGCCCGTCCCGGGTGGTCCTGCACCGGATCGGGGCGAGGTGGACGGTCTTCGTGGTCAACGCGCTGGAGGACGGGCCGCTGCGCTTCACCGCGCTGGCGGAGCGGATCGAGGGCGTCACCCCGAAGGTGCTGACCGAAACGCTGCGCGCGATGGAGGAGGACGGGCTGCTCGCCCGCGTCGAGTACGCGGAACAGCCGCCCCGCGTCGAATACGGGCTCACCGATCTCGGCCGGTCGCTGCTGGTGCCGTTGCGCGCCGTCCGCGAATGGGCGGAAAGCCATGTCCCGGAAATCCTCGAGGCTCGCGAACGCGCTCAGGCCGCGCGGGAGAACTGA
- a CDS encoding TetR/AcrR family transcriptional regulator has protein sequence MGRRRAFDEDEVVRAAVGLFGGRAYDGVSVDDLVTHLGVHRNSLYKTFGSKRGLYLAALRRHVADDVQPLTEALAAANDAETALRLVTSADLGLLVLAAVERAPSDEEVGAEVSAALTALDQAIADALGVSPALAAALTAAALGLRLRGDPGEARTALTHRLDPLD, from the coding sequence ATGGGAAGGCGAAGGGCGTTCGACGAGGACGAGGTGGTGCGGGCCGCCGTGGGGTTGTTCGGCGGGCGGGCCTACGACGGGGTCTCAGTGGACGACCTCGTGACCCACCTCGGGGTGCACCGGAACAGTCTGTACAAGACGTTCGGCAGCAAGCGCGGTCTCTACCTGGCCGCCTTGCGCCGCCACGTCGCCGACGACGTCCAGCCCTTGACCGAAGCGCTCGCCGCGGCGAACGACGCCGAGACCGCGCTGCGGCTCGTCACTTCGGCCGACCTCGGGCTGCTGGTGCTCGCCGCGGTCGAACGGGCACCGTCCGACGAGGAGGTGGGCGCCGAGGTGTCCGCGGCGTTGACCGCGCTCGACCAGGCGATCGCCGACGCGCTCGGCGTCTCCCCCGCTCTGGCCGCCGCTCTCACCGCCGCCGCGTTGGGGCTTCGACTGCGCGGCGACCCCGGCGAGGCGCGCACCGCGCTGACCCACCGTCTCGATCCGCTTGACTGA
- the ligA gene encoding NAD-dependent DNA ligase LigA yields MDVRERIQELADQIVALRDAYYRGSPAVADAEYDAIEDELRGLIEASPELAPDPNPLDQVGGPAVLHAPIRHSRPMLSLEKATKPEQVEAFFDRFPGQAVVVMPKLDGLSLALVYEDGRLARAVTRGDGTTGDDVTMLVRALTDGVPHQVSAPGRVEVRGEAVMLRSTFAAYNTAHPDKPLINPRNAAAGTLRAKDPAAVAERRLRFFAFDLDTEPGSAETDLGSGLLALGFTAADMRRCADAASAQAVITAIEQQRNDLDYDIDGAVLRLADRAAYAAAGTRSSSPRGALAYKFAAEEKTTVLSDVVWDVGKTGKIAPVAWLEPVFVGGTTVTRATLANQEVIRARGIKIGDTVLVRRAGDVIPFVAGVLDESKRTGAEREIVPPSTCPSCEQPLTEQGNSRELFCTNVSCPAQTVRRLIHWASRAAADIDAIGGVWIERLAEAGILEHPSDFYRLTKERLLEFDRIGEVSATRMIESIDASRQVGLRRALIGLAIPMASEGTAARLCRAGFASLEAVLDAGVDGLVEVEDIGPKVAASLVEHLTRLRPELERLRERGVSLDVLEEDLPPAVVAGAPLEGKTVVVTGAISDPRSGEKVPRPTFQRLCETAGATTASSVSASTDLLITGADVGASKLTKAEKLGVEVVDQGVIWEQLIAAGVV; encoded by the coding sequence GTGGACGTTCGGGAACGTATTCAGGAGCTGGCCGACCAGATCGTGGCGTTGCGCGACGCGTACTACCGGGGCTCGCCGGCAGTCGCGGACGCGGAGTACGACGCGATCGAGGACGAGCTGCGCGGGTTGATCGAGGCGAGCCCCGAGCTGGCCCCGGACCCGAACCCGCTGGACCAGGTGGGCGGTCCGGCGGTGCTGCACGCGCCGATCCGGCATTCGCGGCCGATGCTGTCGCTGGAGAAGGCGACGAAACCGGAGCAGGTCGAGGCCTTCTTCGACCGGTTCCCGGGCCAGGCCGTGGTCGTGATGCCGAAGCTCGACGGCCTGTCGCTGGCCCTGGTGTACGAGGACGGCCGCCTCGCGCGGGCGGTCACCCGGGGCGACGGGACCACCGGCGACGACGTCACCATGCTGGTGCGCGCGCTGACCGACGGCGTTCCGCACCAGGTCAGCGCCCCGGGCCGGGTCGAGGTGCGCGGCGAGGCGGTGATGCTGCGTTCGACGTTCGCCGCCTACAACACCGCGCACCCGGACAAACCGCTGATCAACCCCCGCAACGCGGCGGCGGGCACCCTGCGCGCGAAAGACCCGGCCGCGGTGGCCGAGCGGCGGCTGCGTTTCTTCGCCTTCGACCTGGACACCGAGCCCGGCAGCGCGGAAACCGACCTGGGCAGCGGCCTGCTGGCGCTCGGCTTCACCGCGGCGGACATGCGCCGCTGCGCCGACGCCGCCTCCGCGCAGGCCGTGATCACCGCGATCGAGCAGCAGCGCAACGACCTGGACTACGACATCGACGGCGCCGTCCTCCGGCTCGCCGACCGTGCCGCGTACGCCGCCGCGGGCACCCGTTCGAGTTCGCCGCGCGGGGCGCTGGCCTACAAGTTCGCCGCCGAGGAGAAGACGACCGTACTGTCCGATGTGGTCTGGGACGTCGGCAAAACCGGCAAGATCGCTCCGGTCGCGTGGCTGGAGCCGGTCTTCGTGGGAGGGACCACGGTCACGCGCGCGACGCTGGCCAACCAGGAGGTCATCCGCGCCCGCGGCATCAAGATCGGCGACACCGTGCTGGTGCGCCGGGCGGGCGACGTGATCCCGTTCGTCGCCGGGGTGCTCGACGAGTCGAAACGCACCGGAGCGGAACGCGAGATCGTGCCCCCGTCGACGTGCCCGTCGTGCGAGCAGCCGCTCACCGAACAGGGCAACAGCCGGGAACTGTTCTGCACCAACGTTTCCTGCCCCGCGCAGACCGTACGGCGGCTGATCCACTGGGCGTCCCGGGCCGCCGCGGACATCGACGCGATCGGCGGCGTGTGGATCGAACGGCTGGCCGAGGCCGGGATCCTGGAGCACCCGTCGGACTTCTACCGGCTAACCAAGGAACGCCTGCTGGAATTCGACCGCATCGGCGAGGTCTCGGCGACGCGGATGATCGAGTCCATCGACGCCAGCCGCCAGGTCGGCTTGCGCCGGGCACTGATCGGGCTCGCGATCCCGATGGCGTCGGAAGGCACCGCGGCGCGCCTGTGCCGAGCCGGGTTCGCCTCTCTGGAAGCAGTGCTCGACGCGGGGGTGGACGGCCTCGTGGAGGTGGAGGACATCGGCCCGAAGGTCGCCGCCTCGCTGGTGGAACACCTCACCCGGCTGCGCCCCGAATTGGAACGCCTGCGGGAACGCGGAGTCTCCCTGGACGTCTTGGAAGAAGACCTCCCGCCGGCGGTCGTCGCGGGTGCGCCGTTGGAAGGCAAAACGGTAGTCGTCACCGGCGCGATCAGCGACCCGCGCTCGGGGGAGAAGGTGCCGCGCCCCACCTTCCAGCGCCTGTGCGAAACGGCGGGCGCGACCACCGCGTCCTCCGTCTCGGCGAGCACGGACCTGCTCATCACCGGCGCCGACGTCGGCGCGAGCAAACTCACGAAGGCCGAGAAACTCGGCGTGGAGGTCGTGGACCAGGGGGTGATCTGGGAACAGCTGATCGCGGCCGGAGTGGTCTGA
- a CDS encoding ketopantoate reductase family protein, producing MKILMFGRGVIAAMYGWALERAGHEVEFYVRPGRAAEYGDSVDLDVRGLRGRRIVENWPVRCREELEPEHEFDLIVVSVQHYRLAEAAAFLAPRVGKATVLVFGNIWSEPLEAIGDLPVDQVAWGFPQGGGGFGEDGVLRGMLLPFAVFGTLGEPMTERERTVRQVFRDAGFRVRERPDFRGWLWVHFVSDAGLHSQGVRLGSLSSLARSRDDLREALLAGRELVPLLAARGVDLRRHRGALLPFQAPTWLTAPALGWLLAHFPPARANLEAHSDPDAREPCEICRDVLAEARRLGVRVPRLEAAEPYFGLDRKE from the coding sequence GTGAAGATCCTGATGTTCGGACGCGGCGTGATCGCGGCGATGTACGGCTGGGCCTTGGAACGGGCAGGCCACGAGGTCGAGTTCTACGTCCGCCCGGGCCGGGCGGCGGAGTACGGGGATTCGGTCGATCTCGACGTCCGCGGCCTGAGGGGACGGCGGATCGTCGAGAACTGGCCGGTGCGTTGCCGCGAGGAGCTGGAGCCGGAGCACGAGTTCGACCTGATTGTGGTGAGCGTCCAGCATTACCGGCTCGCGGAGGCGGCGGCCTTCCTCGCACCGCGCGTCGGGAAGGCCACGGTGCTGGTTTTCGGCAACATCTGGTCCGAGCCGCTGGAGGCGATCGGCGATCTTCCCGTTGACCAGGTCGCTTGGGGCTTCCCGCAGGGCGGCGGCGGTTTCGGCGAGGACGGGGTGCTTCGCGGGATGCTGCTGCCGTTCGCCGTGTTCGGGACCCTCGGCGAGCCGATGACCGAACGCGAGCGGACCGTCCGGCAGGTGTTTCGCGACGCGGGATTCCGGGTCCGAGAGCGACCTGACTTCCGCGGCTGGTTGTGGGTGCATTTCGTCTCGGACGCGGGCCTGCACTCGCAGGGCGTGCGGCTGGGTTCGTTGAGTTCGCTAGCCCGGTCCCGCGACGACTTGCGCGAGGCGCTGCTGGCTGGCCGTGAATTGGTGCCGCTCCTCGCAGCGCGGGGCGTCGACTTGCGGCGGCACCGGGGCGCGTTGCTGCCGTTCCAGGCGCCGACTTGGCTGACCGCTCCGGCGCTCGGCTGGTTGCTGGCTCATTTCCCTCCCGCGCGGGCGAATCTCGAGGCGCACTCCGACCCGGACGCCCGCGAGCCGTGCGAAATCTGCCGAGACGTGCTGGCAGAGGCTCGACGGTTGGGTGTCCGGGTGCCGCGGTTGGAGGCGGCGGAACCGTATTTCGGTTTGGACAGGAAGGAGTGA